The Candidatus Binatia bacterium genome segment CCTGAAGACGGCCGTCACCGCCGGCATTCGCCAGTGCTTCACCAACAGCGGCCAGTCGTGCAACGCGCCGACGCGCATGCTGGTACCCGAAGCGAAACACGCCGAAGCGGTCGCGATCGCGAAGGAGGCCGCCTCAGCGGTCGCCGTTTCCGATCCCGCCACCGCTGATCCGGGCGCGATCGGCCCCGTCGTCAGCAAGGCCCAGTGGACGAAGATCCAGGGACTGATCAAGAAGGGCATCGACGAAGGCGCCCAGCTCGTCGCCGGAGGCCCCGGCCTTCCCGACGGCATGTCGCGAGGCTGCTTCGTCAGGCCGACCGTGTTCGCCGGCGTGCGCAACGACATGACGATCGCACGCGAGGAGATCTTCGGACCGGTGCTCACGATCCTGCCGTACAAGGACGAAGAGGAGGCGATCCGTATCGCCAACGACACCGTGTACGGGCTTTCGGGCTACGTGCAGTCGGCCGATGCGGAGCATGCGTACAAGGTCGCCTCGCGGCTGCGCACCGGAAACGTCCACGTCAACGGCGCCGGCCCCGATTTCGGCGCACCGTTCGGCGGCTACAAGCAAAGCGGCAACGGGCGCGAGTGGGGAGAATTCGGCTTCGAGGAATTCCTCGAGATCAAGGCGGTGATGGGCGCGCCGGCGTAGAGTGGTGGGGTCAGGCCCCAGCGCACATCAACTGGACGATGTCGCCCGCGCGATACGCGCTGGTGCCTGACCCCGGCACCGCGGCCGCTGGTGCCTGACCCCTATTTCCTTCGCCGCTCGCTCCGGGCAAGACTCCGCGCCCGGAGAAACGCCATGAAACCTCGCCAGGTCCTGTCCGTCGACGAGATCGACCTTTCTTCCATTGCGTTCTGGGAACGTCCCCTCGACGAGCGCGAAGGCGCATTCCAGACGCTGCGCAGCCAGAGGCCGATCTCGTTCTGCGCGGAGCCCGAGGTACCCGGTCTCGACAAGGGCCCCGGCTACTGGGCGCTGACGCGCCACGCCGACGTGCTCACCGTCAGCCGCAACCCGGAGATCTTTTCGTCGGCGCGCGGCGGCGTGAACGTCATCGACCAGCCCGCCGACTTCGGCGAGTTCTTCGGCTCGATGATCGTCATGGACGATCCGCGCCACGCGCGCTTGCGGCGCATCGTTTCCAAGGGCTTCACGCCGGCGATGCTGCGCAAGGTCGAGGACAACGTCGAGACGGCCGCCGCCGGCATCATCGACGCGGTGATCCGGCAAGGCTCCTGCGATTTCGTCTCCGACATCGCCGCCGCGCTGCCGCTGAAGATCATTTGCGACATGATGGGCATCCCCGAGTCGGACTACCGCTTCGTGTTCGACCGCACGAACATCATCCTCGGTGCCGGCGATCCCGAGTACGTGCCCGATCCGCTGTCGGTGATCCCTGCGCTGCTGCAGGCCGGGCAGGACCTGTCGGAGCTGATGCAGAACCTGGCGCGCTTCCGCCGCGAAAAGCCCACCGAGGACCTCACGTCCGCGCTGATCCACGCCGAAGTCGACGGCGAGAGGCTCACCGACCAGGAAGTCGGCTCTTTCTTCGTGCTGCTCGTCGCAGCGGGCAATGAGACCACCCGCAACGCGATCAGCCACGGCATGAAGGCGCTTTGCGACTTCCCCGACCAGAAGCGCCTGTGGCAGTCGAGCTTCGATCGCTACGCACCGACGGCGGTCGAGGAGATCGTCCGCTGGGCATCGCCGGTGATCCATTTCCGGCGTACCGCCACTGCCGACGCCGAGATCAGCGGCCAGAAAATTCGCGAAGGCGAGAAAGTGGTCATGTGGTACAACTCGGCCAACCGCGACGAGAAGGTCTGGGCCGATCCCTTCGCGTTCCGCATCGACCGCACGCCGAACGAGCACGTCGGTTTCGGCGGTCCCGGACCTCATTTCTGCATGGGCGCCCACCTCGCACGCCGCGAGATCACCGTGATGTTCCGCCAGCTCTTCCGGCGCCTGCCCGACCTCGAGGTCACGGCGCCGCCGGCGCGCCTGCTGTCGTTCTTCATCCACGGCATCAAGCGCATGCCTTGCGAGTTCACTGCCGGCGGCACGGTCGCCGCCTGACTTCCGGGCCGCGCCGCCGTCGCCGGCCGGCAATGGCGTTCGCAACGCTGCCTGCTGCTGCCCCGGCGCTCGACTCGACGACGCGAACGCGGACAATCGCGCGCGTCATCGAGGACCGGCCGTGACGCAGCGACTGATTGCAACAACCTGGCTCGTCCCCGCGAGCTGCTGCGTCCTTTTCGGTTGCAGCGTGCTCGGCCCGTCGGGAAACGGAGGCTGGTCCGGTGAGCGCCGCTCGCAGGAGATCGACCACGCCCGGCAGATGAGCCGCGCCGTCCTCGCGAGCACCGAAGCGAACACGGCCGCGCAAGCCGAGACGCCTGTGAGTAGCGCCACAGAAAGCGTCGCAACTGCGCCCGTCGCACGCACTCTCGACCTTGGCGCAGCGCTCGACCTGGCGTCCCGCAACAACCGCGGCATCGCGATTGCGCAGGAAAACGTCGCCGAAGCCGCCGGCAACGTCGCGATTGCACGGTCGGCGCTTCTGCCGACGCCGTCCGTACAGGCCGTCTACGACTGGTACAGCGACAAGGAGACGAACTCGATCAAGCTCGATCCGTCGCTGTTCCCGCCGGGCACGACGCTGCCGGTGGTCACCGTGCGCCAGCAGGAGTTCGCGACCGTCAATGCCGCCGTCAGCCTGGCCATCGACATCAGCGGGCAGCTGATGCACGTCCTCGAGTCTTCCCAGGCCTCCTATCGCGCCGAGAGCGCCCGCGCGTGGGCGACGCGCCTTCAGGAAGAGCGCGACGTCGTCGCGGCGTATTTCGGGCTGCTCGAAGCCAAGAGCCTTCTCGAGGTCAACCTGCAGACCGTGTCGCTGCACGAGCGCCAGCTCGCCGATGCGCAGAACCGCTTCGACCAGGGACGTCTGACGCGCAACGAGGTTCTCGTCGTCGACGTCGCGCTGGCCAATTCGCGCCAGAACAGCCTGCGCCTGGCAAACGTCGTCTCCTCGGCTCGCCGCGATCTCAACCGCGTCACCGGCCTGGAGATCGGCGACGACACCGACGCCCGCGACGTCGCGTCACGTCCGGGCCTTCCGACGCTCGACGGCGCGCTTGCGGCGGCACGTGCGAAGAACCCGCTGGTCACTTCGCTCGTCGAGGAAGTCCAGGCCGCCGACGAAAGGCTGACTGCTGCCCGCCGTGCCCGCCTGCCGCAATTCGGAGCGACCGGCGGCTACAGTACGACGACGGCCGACACCCTCCATCCGCGCGACTATGGTGCCGTTGGTGTCACGATGAACGTCGACCTCTACAGCTTCCGCCGCGAAGGCGAGATCGCGCGCCTGGATTCGGAGAGCCACCGCTCGCGCCTGCTGCTGGACCGCCTCGTGCGCGACATCGAAGCAATGGTTCGCGACAGCCACGACCGCGTGCGCGAGAGACTGTCGGCGATCGATACCGCACGCGTCGCCACCGACCAGGCCGACGAGAACCTTCGCATCCGCCAGGTACAGTTCCGCGAAGGCCGCGCCACCAGCGAGGACCTGCTCGACGCCGCCGAGCTGGCCGCGCGCCAGCGTGCCCAGCTCGCCTCGGCGCTCTACGAGGCCCACGAGCGCCGTGCCGAGCTTCAGCAGTTGATGGGCGAGCCGCTGGGCAACCTCCTTGCCGAGGGGTCGGTCCCGGCGGCTGCGTCGCGACCCCCCGCCCTCGCCGCGCCCGGGACGACCAGCGCGGCGCCCGCGCCGCCGCCCTCTTCGACGTCGCCCGCGCCTTTCGTCGAACCGCCGGTGCCTTCGACCGAGCCTTCCCGCACGAGCCAAGGAGACAGCGAACGATGAAACGCCTGCCCGCAATCGCTGCCATCGTCCTCGTCCTTGCCGGGGTGGTCTTCTTCGTGGTCCATCGCGACCACCGCAGCGGCGGCAAGTACACCGGATTCGTCGAAGGCGAGGAGCGGGTGCTAAGAAGCGAAGTCTCCGGCCGCGTCCTCGACATCGTGTTCCACGAAGGGGACTCGGTGCCGGCCGGCGCGGTCATCGCCCGCCTCGACGACGCCGACATTTCGGCGCGCGCCAAGTCGGCCAGGGACCAGGTCGACGTGCTGACGCGCCAGATCGAACAGGCCGTCATCGACGCCGATCTTCGCGAAGCGACGTGGAAACAGGACTTGAGGACGCGACAGGCCGAGTCCGACCAGGCCAGGGCCGACGTGGACCTCGCGGTGCGTACCGCCGAGCGCGAGGAGACGCTCGCCAAGAGCGGAGCGACGACGAAACAGTTCCTGGACGACACGCGAAACAGGCTTTCGGCCGCAAGGAGCGCTTCCGAGCGCGCTTCGGGCGTGCTCGAGCGCACGCGCGCCGAAGAAGCGACGATCACGTCGGCGCGCGCGAAAGTCGACGTGCTGAGGGAACAGAAGGAGCTGGCCGAAAGTCAGCTTGCCGAGCTCGAGGTCACGCACGGCAAGTTCCAGATCCACGCTCCGGCAGTGGCTACGGTGGTGCAGACCCAGCTGCTGTGGCCGGGAGAGCTGGCCCAGCCCGGCACACCGGTGCTGTCGGTGCTCGATCCGCGCGACAAGTACGTGCAGATCTACGTTCCGGTGCCGGATCTCGGCCGCATCCACGTCGGAACGAAGATGGACATCGATCTCGACTCCCAGCCCGACAAGCGCTGGCCGGGAGAAGTCTCGTTCGTTGCCGATCGTGCCAACTTCACGCCCGAAAAAATCGAAACGCGCAGCGACCGCGTCGGGCAGGTCTACCGCGTCAAGGTGCGCATCGTCGAAGGAGTCGAGTCGTTCCTGCCGGGCGCCGAGGCCGACGTGTACCTGAAGGACGAGGGAGCGAGGTGAGCCCGGCAGCGGCCGCGGAGAGGATCGAAGCGGCAGGCGTGCCGTCGATCTGCCTTCGCGCGCTGCGCAAGCGCTTCGGATCGCGCGAGGCGCTCTCCGGCATCGACCTCGACGTGCGCGGCGCGCAGATGCTCGGTGTCGTCGGGCCCGACGGCGCCGGCAAGACGACGCTGCTTCGCGTGCTGGCCGGCCTGCTGGAAATCGAGGCCGACGAAGCGCG includes the following:
- a CDS encoding cytochrome P450, which gives rise to MKPRQVLSVDEIDLSSIAFWERPLDEREGAFQTLRSQRPISFCAEPEVPGLDKGPGYWALTRHADVLTVSRNPEIFSSARGGVNVIDQPADFGEFFGSMIVMDDPRHARLRRIVSKGFTPAMLRKVEDNVETAAAGIIDAVIRQGSCDFVSDIAAALPLKIICDMMGIPESDYRFVFDRTNIILGAGDPEYVPDPLSVIPALLQAGQDLSELMQNLARFRREKPTEDLTSALIHAEVDGERLTDQEVGSFFVLLVAAGNETTRNAISHGMKALCDFPDQKRLWQSSFDRYAPTAVEEIVRWASPVIHFRRTATADAEISGQKIREGEKVVMWYNSANRDEKVWADPFAFRIDRTPNEHVGFGGPGPHFCMGAHLARREITVMFRQLFRRLPDLEVTAPPARLLSFFIHGIKRMPCEFTAGGTVAA
- a CDS encoding TolC family protein — its product is MTQRLIATTWLVPASCCVLFGCSVLGPSGNGGWSGERRSQEIDHARQMSRAVLASTEANTAAQAETPVSSATESVATAPVARTLDLGAALDLASRNNRGIAIAQENVAEAAGNVAIARSALLPTPSVQAVYDWYSDKETNSIKLDPSLFPPGTTLPVVTVRQQEFATVNAAVSLAIDISGQLMHVLESSQASYRAESARAWATRLQEERDVVAAYFGLLEAKSLLEVNLQTVSLHERQLADAQNRFDQGRLTRNEVLVVDVALANSRQNSLRLANVVSSARRDLNRVTGLEIGDDTDARDVASRPGLPTLDGALAAARAKNPLVTSLVEEVQAADERLTAARRARLPQFGATGGYSTTTADTLHPRDYGAVGVTMNVDLYSFRREGEIARLDSESHRSRLLLDRLVRDIEAMVRDSHDRVRERLSAIDTARVATDQADENLRIRQVQFREGRATSEDLLDAAELAARQRAQLASALYEAHERRAELQQLMGEPLGNLLAEGSVPAAASRPPALAAPGTTSAAPAPPPSSTSPAPFVEPPVPSTEPSRTSQGDSER
- a CDS encoding HlyD family efflux transporter periplasmic adaptor subunit, which codes for MKRLPAIAAIVLVLAGVVFFVVHRDHRSGGKYTGFVEGEERVLRSEVSGRVLDIVFHEGDSVPAGAVIARLDDADISARAKSARDQVDVLTRQIEQAVIDADLREATWKQDLRTRQAESDQARADVDLAVRTAEREETLAKSGATTKQFLDDTRNRLSAARSASERASGVLERTRAEEATITSARAKVDVLREQKELAESQLAELEVTHGKFQIHAPAVATVVQTQLLWPGELAQPGTPVLSVLDPRDKYVQIYVPVPDLGRIHVGTKMDIDLDSQPDKRWPGEVSFVADRANFTPEKIETRSDRVGQVYRVKVRIVEGVESFLPGAEADVYLKDEGAR